The following are encoded in a window of Brevibacillus sp. DP1.3A genomic DNA:
- a CDS encoding serine/threonine-protein kinase: protein MGQVERERGLKKGTILQKAYRIKKTISTSELSNVYVVYYMKSKRTLILKEFFPQALAMRDLDHVKVICRRPSLQTKFDMLLDGFWQEASLHKELNHENIIGYIDHFAENGTGYLVVDYCKGKTLDAYVLAQAELDLGAFLHQTVLPVFDGLDYLHKKGIIHRDIKPKNILVTEAGQPVLIDFGSAIYFVSDEPKPIVTTEGYSPLEFYSGQSKQGVISDIYSLAATLYYCLTKERPVDVAARVIEDRLPSIRTINPDVPLLLANVIMWGLAVDSKKRCPTLKLFATAIRAEHLIWKGKARFSLRKLPH, encoded by the coding sequence ATGGGACAGGTAGAGCGGGAAAGAGGTCTGAAAAAAGGCACGATCCTGCAAAAAGCTTATCGGATCAAAAAGACCATTTCCACAAGTGAGCTGTCGAATGTGTATGTGGTCTACTATATGAAAAGCAAGCGGACACTCATTCTCAAAGAGTTTTTCCCTCAAGCATTGGCGATGCGAGATTTGGATCACGTGAAGGTCATTTGTCGCAGACCATCGTTACAAACCAAATTCGACATGCTGCTAGACGGCTTTTGGCAAGAGGCGTCCCTACACAAAGAACTAAATCATGAAAATATCATCGGATACATCGACCATTTTGCCGAAAATGGTACAGGGTATCTCGTCGTGGACTATTGCAAAGGGAAGACGCTGGATGCGTATGTATTAGCCCAAGCCGAGCTTGATCTGGGAGCATTTTTGCATCAGACGGTACTTCCGGTATTTGACGGATTAGACTATTTGCACAAAAAAGGCATCATTCATCGCGATATCAAGCCCAAAAACATCTTGGTCACCGAAGCTGGTCAGCCTGTGCTGATCGATTTTGGCTCCGCGATCTATTTCGTGAGTGATGAACCCAAGCCGATTGTGACGACAGAAGGATATTCACCGCTTGAGTTTTACTCGGGTCAATCCAAGCAAGGAGTCATCTCGGATATTTACAGCCTGGCTGCCACGCTGTATTACTGTCTAACCAAAGAGCGTCCCGTTGATGTGGCGGCAAGAGTGATTGAGGATCGCTTACCATCGATCCGAACGATCAACCCTGATGTTCCGCTGCTGCTCGCGAATGTCATTATGTGGGGATTGGCCGTCGACTCGAAAAAAAGATGCCCCACACTCAAGCTGTTTGCGACAGCGATTCGTGCAGAGCATCTGATTTGGAAAGGAAAGGCTCGCTTCTCTCTTAGGAAGCTTCCTCACTAG
- a CDS encoding VWA domain-containing protein, with the protein MYKNRQSTLSLPPLFRLVVIGLLLPMLFLSAPLTAGANGTADAGVDAVFVIDTSNSMNKTDPGKTAAEVMSMFIDMSEATRTRIGFVAYNDRIVQAQPPASMAEARNREQLKRTIQGLRYSGYSDLGLGLRRGAEMIEKAKDPARKPFLILLSDGGTDLRQNAGGRSVAASNKDAETAISKAKAQGYPIYTIGLNSDGSVQKDQLKKIAEATGGTSFVTQSTDDLPEIFNQIFAKHIQSQLVSVAAMTATGGLQEVTVTIPNSSMQEANIILLSNNPLLESQVYYQSQNVHFMKSKKYSLMKIEKPKKGNYLVKFRGKPGDLVKINLLGNYSLMAGVEVKPEPVIKGNPAAFTTYLHHLEGGKRLEDKDVYASMQAELIVNDLVGKKEEKIPMKNLGDSFTVDYVFPHTGKYEWKIFMNGPDFYRETASSVFDITNIAPVAASVNTLTIEKENGEQAIDLGSFFTDANNDKLTYTIVTTDPDERFVATIQDAALKLSPEKSGTSEITITATDAEGASVTGPLVITVHSVWDRYITIGMIVLLVAAIGYGVYLLTRPKPAFVGRLEGYFLHTATGHDIPVKFWPLASFGKKQRITLQELFTSLDVNEHLPEAQKIYFQPGKNQTLLLVNNSHCTVERGKETMPRHKKLVLQYNDKVYVTFEDRMTEIEIRFKKSSSEEAS; encoded by the coding sequence ATGTACAAAAATCGTCAGTCAACCCTCTCTCTGCCGCCACTTTTTCGACTGGTGGTCATTGGACTGCTCCTTCCCATGCTCTTCTTGTCCGCCCCTCTTACTGCGGGGGCAAATGGAACAGCAGATGCGGGAGTAGACGCGGTCTTTGTCATTGATACGAGTAATTCCATGAACAAAACAGACCCTGGCAAAACAGCCGCTGAGGTCATGAGTATGTTCATTGATATGAGCGAAGCCACGCGTACCCGCATTGGCTTTGTCGCTTATAATGATCGGATTGTACAGGCTCAGCCTCCAGCGAGCATGGCAGAAGCAAGAAATCGGGAACAGCTCAAGCGAACCATTCAAGGGTTGCGTTACTCTGGGTATTCGGATTTGGGGCTCGGTTTGCGCAGAGGGGCAGAGATGATTGAAAAAGCAAAGGACCCGGCTCGCAAGCCATTTTTGATCCTTCTCTCAGACGGGGGAACAGATTTGCGGCAAAATGCGGGTGGCAGGAGTGTGGCAGCATCCAACAAGGACGCAGAGACAGCTATCTCGAAAGCAAAAGCGCAAGGCTATCCGATCTATACGATTGGCCTCAATAGCGATGGCTCCGTCCAAAAGGATCAATTGAAAAAAATCGCAGAGGCAACAGGCGGAACTTCCTTTGTCACACAAAGCACGGATGATCTGCCTGAAATCTTCAATCAGATTTTTGCCAAGCATATTCAATCGCAGCTCGTGTCGGTGGCAGCCATGACAGCTACCGGAGGCTTACAGGAAGTGACCGTGACCATTCCTAACTCCAGCATGCAGGAAGCGAACATCATCCTGTTGTCCAACAATCCGCTGCTGGAATCGCAAGTGTACTATCAATCGCAAAATGTGCATTTTATGAAATCTAAAAAATACTCGCTGATGAAAATAGAAAAGCCGAAGAAGGGAAACTATCTCGTTAAATTTAGAGGCAAACCCGGGGATTTGGTGAAAATCAATTTACTGGGGAATTACAGCTTGATGGCTGGTGTAGAGGTCAAGCCTGAACCTGTTATTAAGGGGAATCCTGCTGCGTTTACTACCTATCTCCACCATCTGGAGGGTGGCAAACGACTGGAAGACAAGGATGTGTACGCATCCATGCAAGCAGAACTGATCGTAAACGATCTTGTGGGGAAAAAAGAAGAAAAGATCCCGATGAAGAATCTTGGTGATAGCTTTACGGTCGACTACGTCTTCCCTCACACGGGCAAGTACGAGTGGAAAATCTTTATGAACGGCCCGGACTTTTATCGCGAGACGGCTTCGAGCGTTTTTGATATCACGAATATCGCGCCAGTTGCTGCCTCGGTCAATACCTTGACGATCGAGAAGGAAAACGGCGAGCAAGCTATTGATTTGGGTTCGTTCTTCACGGACGCCAATAACGACAAGCTGACCTATACCATCGTCACTACTGATCCCGACGAACGATTTGTCGCTACGATTCAAGACGCGGCTTTGAAGCTGTCACCAGAGAAAAGTGGCACATCAGAAATCACCATTACCGCCACGGATGCGGAAGGAGCAAGCGTCACAGGCCCGCTCGTCATTACCGTGCACTCGGTATGGGATCGCTACATTACCATCGGCATGATTGTGTTGCTCGTAGCTGCGATCGGCTACGGTGTTTACCTGCTTACACGTCCCAAGCCTGCCTTTGTGGGTCGTCTGGAGGGGTATTTCCTGCACACGGCAACCGGCCACGACATCCCTGTCAAGTTTTGGCCGCTCGCCTCCTTTGGCAAAAAACAACGGATCACGTTGCAGGAGCTGTTCACCAGTTTGGATGTGAATGAGCATTTGCCCGAAGCGCAAAAGATTTACTTCCAGCCAGGAAAAAATCAGACGCTGCTTCTGGTCAATAATAGTCACTGCACAGTTGAGCGGGGCAAGGAAACCATGCCCCGACATAAAAAGCTCGTCCTCCAATATAACGACAAGGTGTATGTGACCTTCGAGGATCGGATGACCGAGATCGAAATTCGCTTTAAGAAATCATCTAGTGAGGAAGCTTCCTAA